TCTAACAACACGCTGAAATTGCGCGAATCACCTACATTGGAAATTTAGTATCAATTGGTGTCCTATTCCAACAACTTAGACATAAAATTGTTCTCCAATCCATTGCGCCTCCTCTTCCATCGCGACCTTCATCATGGCGTCTGCCGCCGATCTCGATGGCCTCGTTCTCCTTCGCCAATCCATCTCCTCTGGCGCGCCTTTCATTCCATGCGCATCAACTGACGCATCCGCGACCGAAGTTCCTCTCTCACAGGCCACGTATTTGCGCTTCCCCAATCAAGATATCGCAGTCCCCATCGATGGCCCGACGCGCTTCGTGTCGCACGACAAGCCAGTCGACCTCCGCAGCATCTATTTTGCCTGGTTAAACCGCGAGGTCGCCATTCCCGAATACAATGCTTCGGCAACTAAGCTTAACGATGAACTGGCAGCTGCTGGAAGCTCTGGCAAGGCTCAGAACTTGGGTTTCATTGAGCGACTGGATCTGATTACCTGGCTTGAAGGTGCCAGCGAGGAGAGCGAGTATATCAAGCCGCTGGCCAATGATAAGGATGCTACAACTATCGATGCTGCGATAACGGCGAAGACGGGCGTTGTGAATTCGGCCTCGCAGGCTCGATCCGGTCGGGGTACCATGGACCCCAGACTAGTGGGCATTTACAATGGCGAACGAAAGATGGGTGATCGCAACACGGTCCTAAGGGGTGCCAAGCCTACGGTATGTCTTGTAGTGAAAGTAACCCGAGCTTTATCTGACCTCAGCAGGACTTTTCTCATGTTCGTAAACTTGCAGCACCATTCATTCAGAAGAAATCCCAATCCAGTTCTGCCAGCATCCCTACCAACCCATCACTCGCACTTAATCAGAAGGTTCCCACGAGGCGACCGGATCCTATCATTCTCCTGTCACCTTCGGCATCTTCTCTGATTCGCTTGTCGAACGTGAGGTCCTTTCTCGAGGATGGCAAGTTCGTACCCACCGATGCAAGCGGCACTACAGCCACTATGCTTCATGTGCAGCGTCTTGTCCCATCCATTGACCCTAATCGACCTATGCGCTTTATTCTAGTCGAGGGTTCCGAGGCATTCAAGCCTGAGTACTGGAACAGAATTGTGGCAGTCCTCACCACTGGACAAACTTGGCAGTTCAAAAACTACAAGTGGAGCGACCCCAACGAGCTCTTTAAGCACACCTTGGGCATTTACGTTGGTTGGCGAGGCGAGACAGCCCCGGATAACATCCGCGGTTGGGGTCACCGAGTTCTATCAACCGGCATTGACCGCTGGCGCGGAGAGGGCCATGATACATCGCGCTTCCGCGACAAGGAGATCGTAGAGCAAATTTGGCGAGCCATTGAGGAAAACATGCGGTACAGGGGCTGGAAGAAGGACAGAGCACCTTCTTCGATATAACTGGAGACTCGTAAGACACATACATACGAGATGTTACATTAGAACGTGATATACTCATGACTTGGGTTGCGTCATCAACAATAGCTATCATGAAAGGGGAGAGGGAAGGACTTGATCCCCCAAGTACTAATGCGCCTGAGAGGTGTCAAAGCCAGGGGGCTTAAAAGCGATGGCGTTCGAACGGTTTCTTGCTATGTAGACATGTTTATCCAGTCTGATTGTGGGATGCAGCGAGTCATAGATCATATCAGAACATAGGCCAATTGATTCTTGATGTTTGCTCAAGGGTATCGGTACAGTGGCAGGTAGCGTTCGGATGGTTTTATTCTGCAGCCATGTGCTTACTTTGTCTAGACCGGACTGAACGGCATGTCGATATGGTCGCATCTTGCTCGGGCACCACGAAGTCGAAGTATATTCGAACAAACGTCAATGAAACGAATGTGCCAAGACCGACACATAGTGTATGGTCCAGCCAACTTGAAGAGCTTCAGGCCTGGCGGTAAGTACACCATCCGACTGGATAGTCATATATCGGATGCACCACTGCACTGGGACCTGCCACAGCTCAGACTTCCGTGCCGCTCTATGACCAGCTCACCGACTGGCCAAAGCTCTACgtcaaacaaagaaaagtgCCCTCGAGATCGACGGCAATAGTTCAGTCAACTCTGACACAGGACGGGTAGTATTGGCAGACCCACGAGGCAAAAGGGCTGAAGATGCTTCTTTACGCCCGCACAGCAAGATgattatataaatatgaCAGAGACGAAGATGTGTCAGTGTGCAAGAGGAAGGTATTTGCGACTGATCTGCATAGCACCCCCACGACATTCTCCTAGCTCTATCCAGTGTTAAGCTCTCCTAGAAGCCCTGCAACTGCTTCAACCTCGAGGTGTTCCCCACACCTTTAGATGCTGACGAGTCTGGGGACGAGGCCGACACGAGGACATGACTCGGTGTCCTCCCCCCCttcccaagcccaagctATGGCCGGGGTCACAGAATGTGATAGGAGCCCAAAGAGCTCACCATGCCGTGTAAGTGTATTTGAAATTGTGTCGTGAAAGTTGGGCGGATATAATGGATTGTTGCCGAGCTTGAATCGAGGCATGGCACCTTCTGTCCCACGTCGGTGGTCAGATACGAAGATCTCATCGCATTTGGCTAGAGAATGTCATTTTAGTTCAATGATAtgatataataaatagctttaaactCTGGGGCAAAATCGTCTTGTTTGACGAGTAAACTGGAGGTTCTAGAAGGGCGGAATAGCTCCGCTGCCCATGTGTTTTACTGACTATGTGAAACACGGCGTCTAACAGGCTCAATCAGGCAATGTTCCGCAAGAGAAAACCAGTGCCTAAGCAAAGTCCACTTGGTGCCAGCGGTATGACACAGGTCCATATTTAGGTGGGAtagaggtggtggtggagagTTAGTTTTTTTGTCCcagatacctaggtaggtttGGGCACGGATTTCAGCTTGGACACGAGAAATAGGGggagttgctgttgctgatgcATGTCAGGGACTAAACGGCACTCTTTGTTGGAGTTTGGACCACGGCGGCTAAGGAAAAGGTTCAATCTCTAGCGTCTTGGTAAGGCCAAGAGTGTCCAAGTACGTAACAAACACATGTACACACGTACAATTACACATGCGAATCTCGAAGATGAGAACAGTAATTTACAAGCGATACCTGGGTAATGGAACCCGAACTCTTGTTCCCGTGGACTAGATCGCCCGCTAGCAGCGTTTTGAAAAGCCCACAGGGCTAATTTTCGAGTCTCAGCCCGTGAAGCCCAACCCATGCCGCCCCCATCTAGCCGTGTTATAGCAACAGCACTATGAGGAGTAGTTCACCGACTACTGTTAGAAGTCTTTTTTTCCGCTCGGTAGCCTGTCCTTGCTCGTTCCCATACATGCGGTGGAGGTTACAATCATAAATCGGATCATAATATCTATCTATAGCTGGGCTTGCATGTACTGGATCTCCGCTGTGTGAAACTCTGGAGCCAATGCCGACATGAAGGGGGCACAGTTTAATGCCGAAGCTTATTGTTCGCTCCAAGTACCGCTGAACACAGGTTGATTTCGTATAAGAACAGGATTCGCTTGTGGTTGTAATTTGTATGTTTACGTACTGGGATGGTTGTATTGTAGGGCTGGAGATGGGCATTGAGTCGTGTATAAAAGCTGCGATGAACAACATGACGTGCGAGCCTTGATCTGCAAAGCCGTTTGTATCATTAGTGCAAATGCATGTAGCTCGATTGGTCAAGTTGTATTAAAGGCGCTCGCTGATTTAACTGGTGAGAGCTGTTGCTCAGTAAAGACACTATTTCGTGGTGCTTTGATTCGACAAGATGCTTCGCAGAAATTTGTGGATATCATGATCCAAGAGTGGTTTAGACGGATCTGGGCTTGGTTGGGTTGGGCTGGGTGATCACTGCTGGCCTCGTGGTTCATTTAATATGGCACATGGCATGACAAGACACATGGCAAAGTACATTGTACCTGTCGCGTGGCAATAGTAGGATGGATGGTAGAAAGCATGACATGAACAGGGGATCGAATCAAATTCATGGAAcccttgttttttttttctcgtGTGTGTCCTGAAGATAGGTAACTTTGCACAGGTACAGGTACATTCATAGACAGAAAACGTCTGACGAAACATGACCCACGAATACATGTTTCGCCATCATTATATGCTTGGCTATGACTGGTTTTTAAAGGTTTTATGAATAACTCCGTGTATTCTGAGATTTTTGACTCACGATATCGTCGCACTTAGCAAGCACTGACCGCAGACAGACCTGACAATAAAACTGCCATGGAGAAGCTTGGCGTGTAACATTATGGCAGACTCAAGTAGTACATACGAGTTTGAGAAGCACGACGCGAGATGTTGTTTTGCGATCGATACCAACTGATACTCAAAACATTACACACAACGCCAAACGTCACGCCAAATCGTCCCAACTTAAAAGCACGTTTATGCAGGTATATATGTCTGCCACATGGCGGCAAGGGCATCTGCAGTAGCAATGATATCAGTCTGTACGAGCTGCTTTacagtattatattatagtgaATGACTGAGCTAAAGCCTGTGGATTCATCCTTGAAGAGTGGAGAGACAAGAGgcgacttttttttttagatATGAAGAAAAAAATTTACTAGgaccaaaaaacaaaaacaaaaaaaaaacaaacagACAAAGCGTGCTACTACCGGCGGTGACGCCCTGAAAGAGATATGGAAACTCCGTAGTTCCGGTACAACTCAATGAGCTAAAGAAGCTCGTTTACGAACTGCCGGTACAAATTTCCGGTAATATCAATGGAATTCATGGCCTGAACGTATATCGCGGTGAAGAAAAACTAACAATCAGAAATGATCAAAGCTGCAAACGCCTCCACTGCTCTTTCCTCTTTGCCCTTTTGCTTTGTTCCTCATGCGTAGCTTCAATTGTACAAGAACAAACCCACGTGGCCCGACCCCGCCAGAAgcacctaccttagtacctctATGTAGATTGAGGTTGAGGAAGCAAGGGTACGTACTATCATCACACCCTCTCTTTGTTTTGATTTGTTTGTTatgcttttcttttttcacCTCTTTGGCATAATAACCACAAACGGTGACAGCGCCCACCTCCTAGCCTCCATCTCCAGAGTTTAATTGTCTGCTTGTGTCGAAATGCTTCAGTTAGGGATCTGCAGTATTTATCGATACCGCCACTTACCTGCGTCTCTTCGCCAAAACTTACACGCTGCCGATCGCTGACAAAGCTATGTATGTACTATGCGTGCGGCGTGAACTAGGATTTGGGTGTAAATACGGTGGATTCGGATACTACATCAGGAATTGTCATGGGTCTTGATGGCTTCGCTATGTACCTTGCTTTCCGTAAGGTGTAGTGCCGTACCTTGCCGGCTGTGCGATGCCCAAATTAATAGTGCAGTCGCAGGCAAAAACAGAAAATTGCCGTAGTCAGATCATACAGAATGAAACACAGCAAGGGGCGAGAACAGGACAATGGATCCCTCCTCTCGCTCGCTGTATGGCAACTTTACGTGCAGCAGAGCTCAGTGATGGAGCCACGTGGGAATGCCGACATGGTGGGAAACATGACTAGTCACAACCTATGAGGTGCTCTTCTCAACACTCCTCTCTCAACAGACTCCGGTCAATGCTCCGTATCGGCAGCCCGTCCAGCTCGTGGACCAGTCCAGGCGATTGCAACCTAGACTATGGATATGTCTTGACGGATTGGCACTCTTTGTTGCGGCGGTGTAAGGGTGGATGAGTTGGCTTCTGAGGTTCCAGACTGCTCGTCTAGTGTGTTATAGTTGaattcaaccaccaaacccCGATTTATTCCCACTCTGACAGCTGTACTGACTCAGTCGTCGGAATTCTTGCCAATTGCTTGGAACGGCACTAGGCGGCAGAGAAAAAATAATTCATAGCAAAGTGTAATGCTTCTGCGCCATGAGATCGTAGCCCAGATCTATGAGGAGGGCGCTTCAAGACAAGACCCCATTTATCAAGGCTGGTG
This Fusarium poae strain DAOMC 252244 chromosome 3, whole genome shotgun sequence DNA region includes the following protein-coding sequences:
- a CDS encoding hypothetical protein (BUSCO:29489at5125), which codes for MASAADLDGLVLLRQSISSGAPFIPCASTDASATEVPLSQATYLRFPNQDIAVPIDGPTRFVSHDKPVDLRSIYFAWLNREVAIPEYNASATKLNDELAAAGSSGKAQNLGFIERLDLITWLEGASEESEYIKPLANDKDATTIDAAITAKTGVVNSASQARSGRGTMDPRLVGIYNGERKMGDRNTVLRGAKPTDFSHVRKLAAPFIQKKSQSSSASIPTNPSLALNQKVPTRRPDPIILLSPSASSLIRLSNVRSFLEDGKFVPTDASGTTATMLHVQRLVPSIDPNRPMRFILVEGSEAFKPEYWNRIVAVLTTGQTWQFKNYKWSDPNELFKHTLGIYVGWRGETAPDNIRGWGHRVLSTGIDRWRGEGHDTSRFRDKEIVEQIWRAIEENMRYRGWKKDRAPSSI